AAGCTTATGAGTTGTTTACCAACTCTGTCCTATCTTGGTTAAACGCCCAAGCAAACTTCAAAGACAACTATTGTACATTACTACACTGTATGTTGGCAAGAGTATACTGAAATATGGTCCTCAATTAGAAGTCCGTGACTGTTAATATTAAATCGTATTTTTAGTAGGTTTGTTCAAGTCTCTCagacttttgttttgtaattattataatttccaTCGACTACGTGAAAAATCCtacgtatatatttatttattgagtacgcacaaaacataatatcTTATTCTAGCTCTGCTTAATTTGCCCCTCTTGGGATGGAAATAGATACATACACACGTATTTTAAATTCGATTAAATTTTTGAATAATACGTCTTTGATCATAAAAAAATTGGAGCTGTGTTTTTTTGGACACCTGAATGTATGAAATATTCTAGTTCTTTGAATAACTGTTTGTATAACCTAAAATCATTTACACTCACATGCAAGACAGTTACATGTATCTGTGCGACACATGTCTATTTTCATGCAAATACCCACTCACCTATCCTGTCCTGTCACACAAATCTGTTTAATATTGTTTGTCTAGATCCTGTTGTCTAACAGAAATACTTGTTGTATGTATATATTAAACTGGCTTGTAGCTTGGCCGCGTAGTGaggtaattagttttatttgattaatggACCTCCAGTTACACCTGAATATATTAACTGTTAGACAATCTATATAACTCTTTCAACAGGTGAGGTACCATCTCTACTTTTATCTTTGACGTCATTAAAATCTTTCTTACTATTGATCTTAAGGTTGGCCAAACTAACGTAGTTACTCCTCGAGATGCCCGGCCTTTTAGGCTCTGAGCTCTTGTCTACATCAAGATGGACGTTATTGGTCGGCGAGCACCGGGTCAGAGGCTTGTCTTTCGAAGGCAATTTGATTCTATTCCTTCCTAGTTCAATAAACTTGTGCTCCGTAGGTTTCTTGTCTCTGTAGCTGAATCTGCCGTCCGCGAAATCTGGTCTTTCCGAAACATAATGTCGTCTAAATATAGGTGTCATAGGTTTTCCTAAACTAGCGAGTTTCAAGTCGCTTTTAAGTACGTTATTTTcacgttttttgtctttctcgTCGACCGGGCGCACGCGATCGGCTCTGTACAAGTTGCTGGGCGAAGCAGGACGTTGGATGAAGAATTTGCTCTTCGATTTTTCTTCTTTATCATCAGCATCTGGCTTGTTGCGGACCACTTCGGCTGTATTAGGTTTGAACAACCTACTAAACTTGGGCGACAACAGTTTCTTGTTGAAAAAGCTAGTTTTCTCGACCGGTTTTTCTTTTTCCaacttagttatatttttaatgccGGCAGCCATCACTGGGCTTCTATTCAAGTGGTCAATATTGAACCTCCTGCAGTCAACTTCTGGTATCTTTCTCTCGTTGGAATCGGGATTTCTGAGCGTGACGTCAGTGACGTCGTAACTGTTTTTCTTAAGCAGATTCTCTCCTTTTTTGACGATGCCAGCGAGTAAGTTTTTGGGTTGATCCACGTCCATTTTCTCTGGTTTTTTGAAGCCGGATGACGAATACACGTTTCTGTGCCAGTTGGTGATGTCTGTCAGGTCGTCGTCGGAACTGTCCGAGTCTTCCTGCGTGTTCCTGCAGTCTCGGTCCTGGCAGTTGTTGGGGATGCTGTAGTGTCTGCAGAAGGGTAGGGGAGGGTCGTGCTTGGCTTGCGTCTCGAGCCCTTCCACGGACTGGTTGCGGAGGAAGGCGgggagcggcgcgggcgcgctcGGCCGCCCGTCCAGCCACGACGATATGTCGTCCACCtggaaaaataatacaatattaaGTGAGGAAGTATGTATCGCTCATCCAACAGAACAGCGACACAATTCCTTTGTGACGATTACACACGAATGTGATTTAAGGATATCAaaccgtaaatttaaaatttgttttcttgtaaatatgtcATTGTTCTACTGGATGAGCGTTATATACTtcgggctacataaaaaaagtgAGGAAGGCTAGTTGTTTAAAGTATATCCTACTAAGATCAACATTATAAATGCATGGTTTATGCGTGTGCGATTTCTTCACACTAAAAGGCTGGATGGATTCGGTATCTTGATTATTCCAATATTTCCACATAATCAGGAAGAACGCAAGTGAAATTCCGAAATCTCCGGTACTAAGtgcttttttaattacttaaaaaaaatatttcacagaCATCTGTGATGCCGTATCTGACTgatttgtccgaataaacagacaGCATCATATTTTTCCTgtgtatctctctctctctctctttctttaaaagtaaaatggaGAAAATAGCAAGTAGAAACTGCAATTGAACACCAAAATTGAAACTGAATGTTCGGTCGGACGGCATGggagctgtgtgtgtgtgtgttaagatgatgatgatggatgaccTTGGTGATGGCGATGTTCCCGGGTGTTGCGCGCAGGATGTACCCGGGCGCGTGGCTGTGCTCGTGCAGCGCGTGCTGACTGCGGCTCAGGTTGGTGACCGTGACGACGCGCGGCGCCGCGATGTGGCTCGCCGACACGCACTTGCCGAGCgcgcgcccgcccccgccccgcccgcgcccccgcccgcgcccgctcccgcctccgcctccgctatCGACGGGATCGTCACGCAGGACGGCGACTGGAAAACAATAGCACATTACTGCAGAAACCGCGGAATAGGAGATCGCCGGCCGAGAAGTTAGTTATAGATGGCCGAATAATGTTAACGAGGCTTCTATAGTGATTTTGATGATATAGGCGACATGTCtttggatgtttgagaaaaacactattttgtatgtatggGAGAGTGAGGTTATCCTATAACAGGGGTCACCAAATGACCGTCGACCTATTTTGTATGCTAtctcaataaaaagtaaaaacagaaaaagtacTCGTTACACTTCTGTTatgatcaatttttttttaaatcaaaattctaATCATATTACAATAGTTTTATTGTGACGAGTATTAAATGACAAATTATTTAAGTCACCTCGTTGACGAATCGGCTGCTTCGCTACCATAAAATTGTGCAGTACAAGTAACTCGCAAGCCAGAACACGAACAAACAATGGTCGCGCGACGGCCGCACGAAATCAATACGCAGCTTTGATCTCTGTCCCTTCTACAAGCAGTTTGGTACCTTGAGCGCGCCCTGGTCGGTGGCCTTGCTGGGCGACCGTCGCAGCCCGCAGCAGCCGCGCGCCGCGTACTGCTGCATGTCAGCCAGCAGCGAGGGGGGCGGCGCCGTGCCACCCCCCAGGTGGATCACCAGCGTCTCCAGCCAGATCTCTATCACCTCGAACGGCGGCCTAGTGCAAAAAACGGTGCGAATTAACCAATGAGTAATATGGAGTTGAAAAGCGTCTGTATGATTAGTGTTTTGTCATAGAAGGCACTAATAATGGAAAATTACAAGCAGTCTTTTACACAACAGTCCTATAAAAGGGGTCAAAAACGGCGAGTAGCGTGCGAAGGTTATGTGAACGTAGTGAATATCGTAACAAAAAGACCCCACGAACTTTTTTTGACTAGGTGCGATGCAGCCGGTGTTACTGGTGGGGAAGGTGGGTGTTACCCGTACGGGGGGCGGGTGTTACTGGTGCGGGGGGCGGATGTTACCAGTGCGGGATATGGTGTGCATTGAGAGTAGGTAGGACTAGTGTTGTCTACCCTGCTGCGGTGGGCTGGCGCGCTGCTGCAAGCGCGAACTACCATCTGCCTACCCTTGAATTGACCCACTGCACGCTAATGTGGCACATCCTTCTTGgcaataatttttcaaaaaaagtgtaaaagtgcccattgtggcctacttacagaataaactattttaatttgaatgggTGCGGGGGCATTTTGTTACCAATGCGGGGGCGAGTGTTAACGTTGCGAGGGGCTGATGTTGTCGATGCGGGGGGCGGCTGTTACCGGTGCGACTGGCGGGTGTTACCGAAGCAGGGGCGAGTGTTACCGTTGTGGGGGCGGATGTTACCAGTGCGACTGGCAGGTGTTACTGAAGCAAGGGGGCGGGTGTTACCGATGCGAAGGAGCCAGATGCGCGGCCAGCAATGCACAGCGCGCCAGCGGCGGCGGGCAGTCGCGGCAGAACTGCTCCAGGAACAGCGGCTCGTTCAGCCCGAAGTCTGCGCGCCGCGGCAGGAAATCCGGATCCGCCGACACGCGCCCGATTATCTGCAACACGACATATCGTTAAGCTCGGTTTAGACCTGCAAAAAAATCTTGCTAgtcgcattacattgcgaggccgtaaagtcaGCAAGTATGCGAGTCAATCACACGCCGcgatgtaatacaacttgcacgatttttttttgcaggtctaaactgggctttacacGGGCCAACAAATTTTTTAAAGTCTATAATAATTCCCTTGGACTttgacgcgtatttttttacttatgtcAATAATCTTCAAGACAtcgtttattataaaaaattacatacgAATACCTAAATGATGTTTTatcgaaatagaaaaaaaaccgttGTTTAGTAGGTAACGCACGATCGCGTTACCGCATGGTAACGCAGTGGACATTATTTTTCGCGCAGAGGTCGTAGTGACGGTGACCTTTTTTGCTGATTATATTTTTGTTCACTTTATTGGCACTGCCATCAAATCTACACGGCATACCgagtttcaagtcaatctgacgtGTACTAACTAAATAATTAACTCGGCAAGTAACATAAAAGCTGGTAACGATCATGTTACCTCGCAGAGTATGATCCCGAAGGAGAACACATCCACTTTTTCATCATAGACTTTCCCGTTCATCATTTCGGGCGCCATCCAGTACGGGTTGCCAACCACCTGCGAACAATAAactagtttttgaaaaaaaacgtttttggtacatgttttttttcacttttttttaccaGAGCAACTGAAGTCTATGGCCAACAGAGgaagtcctacggctgatatggtgatgatgatgtttttttttacttgcataTGCGTATTGGATTTCAATTCAATACGATGACTAGGGAAGTAGGTATTACTTCTGGTACATATCTTGACAAAGATAGCATGTTAtagaaaagctaaaaaaatactttctggcGAATGAAATGACATTTActacaaatatatataaaacatatattttatatatggaCCAAAATGCGCAATCTACTATGACTAAAACATGTCAATAGGAGGTCCGCGAGGCGGGTACGTACCGTATACCGCTTCCGGCGCAGCGTAGAGTGCCGCTCTAGCGTGCTGCTGGCTGTTCGCTGGACGATACGCGCGAGCCCGAAGTCCGCCACTATCACGGTCTTATCCTGACAATTACAACAATACAGtacaggtaaaaataaaaataacagtagGAAGACAAAAGACGGTCTTGATAGTTAGAACTGATTCAGTTAGTTAGTGAGGGACGTTAAAGGAactacaaagttaaaaaaaaatgcatatgcTGCATTCGTAACTGTTAGACGGGACACAGTGAATAGAAGATCAGAAGCGCCagaaccatttttttaaatgtataaatcTTTAGAAATGGCAATCCATGCAATTAGGAATCCCTATAACTGGGAGCAACCCTATCTGTGAAaacgattgaaataaaaatctattaGGCTacttttccaccagagatgtgcgaggatgtattgcgaaGAATGTTTTTTcctaaaccaatagaaacgcttaatttacctattatcctcgctcagcacagctCCAGTGGAAACAgccgagcggagcgaggcgggGTCAATGAAGCGcctttattggttcatgaaaaacacattcctcgaaCAAAttcttgtacagtcgagtttataaacttatcaaaaatatctgaacatagtttgttaacggcgtagaagcgtgttcagatatttttaataaaatttttgctcacaagtctatgaactcgactgtacatctcTGGTGCAAACGGATGCTTATGTAGTGACtgaaagaagcggtgaaaacgattgtgattttggtatcacaatcgttttttgtcgaaaatacaaactgaaatatagatgcatagaaaaaccagaaagacaagaccagcgctgggaatcgaacccaggtcctcggcattccgtgtcacgtgctataccactacaccaccactggacagtgatacagacacgaatttgtcctatgcaccacatatctctgtttgttttttcttatttagtgacttaagcagcgacactagcgtaGTTTCGTTGTGATGGACAGTAAGTGGTCTGATGTAGGGTGGTAAGGCTTACCTCCCGGACGAGGCAGTTGTGCGAGTTCAAGTCCCGGTGGATGACGTTCATGCGGTGCAGGTAGCCGACGCCGGCCGCCACGTCGCGCGCCAGCCGCACGCGCGCCGCCCACGACAGCGGCACGCCCGCGTCCTGCACGACCAATattatatacgccccactgctgagCGCAGACTGAGAGCGTGGcccatagttcctacgcgggcccactgcggattgcgaacttcacacacaccattgaattgcttcgcagggttgtgcCGGTCTCCTCGccatgttttctttcaccgtaaagctcatggtaaatttcaaatataattacgcacatgaatttcaaaaaactgagaggtgcgcgccggggtttgaaaccacgatcttctgcttgagaagccgaaggtcaaaccactcggccaccacggctttttcactcggccaccacggcttcttccaCGGGAACAAATATTATACTGAGGCactgcctattttttttttcattttaatcaaTTTTATGCTCATTTTGAGAATGTTATTCTGCATCTATATCTTCACCAAAGAGATAacatggtggcccatgaggggACTGTGGAGAATGTTTTTAGCTACacaatggtataaataactcgagtgtttttacaagtttttatttaacttgccctgttcgtcTATTTATTTGGctcaatcaaatcttgcaagttaaatttgacccacttccagtagtccgatcgacttaaaatttggtaaacttatgtaaatctggtgacaatgcaaCAATCTGatagtaacatcctggtagtcccgccaggatcgtctccgcaggacggaactcttcaacggttaatggcatcgatttgatatttggtattcaaatgtagtttgggtgacaatacaagtacagtcaacaaaaaaagcttgtatttttttttttttttatcaaaaacttatttagataCCGCTTGTTGCCTTAGGAAGGCAGACCTTAGAATATGCACGGTACCTGTATGAGGTTGTAGAGCGTGCCGCCGGCGACGTACTCGGTGACCAGCTGCAGCCGCTTGTCGCGGTACAGCACGCCGATGAAGCGCAGCACGTTCGGGTGCGACAGAGACCGCAGCACCGCCACCTGCCCGCAAACAAACATTATCTACAGTACACCAGCCATTCCCATACTCACTCCTGGGACTCCGTGAAGCTTTTGCAAATAAATACTGAGTTTAGTACGCATACAAAAGTACGAATCTGCGTGCTCAGCTGTTCGGGGACGCGTTGGTAgcatgtcgaaaatacaaactgagacatggatgcacagaaataccagaaaaagagacgcgctgggaatcgaacccagtcctcagcaatccgtgctgcgtgctacgaccctacaccaccgctggacaggaacctagacacgaattttcctttgcatacatatctcaggttgcttttatctttctttttatcgacatctatgttccgctctcattaGCATTAGTAGCATTTCgtttaaaaagcagctggtctaagtagcaagcgGTCTAAGTGGCAACTGGTTTAAGTAGaaagtggtctaaaaagttcCTCGAATGTCGGTCTCCGGTCGTTCATTGCCTGGTTCATGAATTTTAATTCTAAGACTCActcaaagtcgacggagctccgcttggcggagctcctattccacgTGGTTGATTGGTGGAGttggtttaaaattaaaacgaaaaataataaatatataattaaaataataaaaaagtacattTTGTCAAACATGCAAatgatgtcgtaagaggcgactgaggatataggttaaggtataccgtaggcgacaggctagcaacctgtcaatATTGTACCTTTtctgtcaaactttaaacctaaaattgctaaaaatggctccgaagcggtaacgtttcgtatgctctgcctactccatttaggaatacaggcgagatgtgtgtgtgtgtgtctgtgtgtagtCGTACCTCTTTGAGGAAGTTGGTCTGCGCGGCGTCGTCGAGGCGGTAGAGCTG
The sequence above is a segment of the Choristoneura fumiferana chromosome 9, NRCan_CFum_1, whole genome shotgun sequence genome. Coding sequences within it:
- the LIMK1 gene encoding LOW QUALITY PROTEIN: LIM domain kinase 1 (The sequence of the model RefSeq protein was modified relative to this genomic sequence to represent the inferred CDS: deleted 2 bases in 1 codon) — encoded protein: MEGSSTKGSPSCAGCLNNIGEDDSISALDQEWHTDCFRCSACDCTLSKWYMERDGLLFCERDYWTRFGYACHQCAEVITGPVMAAGALRYHPECFQCAACGARVAAEQPYALVERRLYCEPCYVCTERPRARALRVLRVPAAALKDSEGRCAGKMAAMAGAVLRAALAVCIQLTCHRLDSSCGLLTLHIGERILEINGPPAPPAPSAPRQDKPAAPDTRIQLTIEEKPDNIPMCNIQTEPGPHSTESEKELEGKKERLFKRKGDGASKRVIKRRQPSSPLLCDKEKSSSMSKLLDAVEGADEPEGVLCDLSRARSFRAEPQDPRQRVFRADDLLQGELLGSGFFGEVYKATHRATGEVMVLKQLYRLDDAAQTNFLKEVAVLRSLSHPNVLRFIGVLYRDKRLQLVTEYVAGGTLYNLIQDAGVPLSWAARVRLARDVAAGVGYLHRMNVIHRDLNSHNCLVREDKTVIVADFGLARIVQRTASSTLERHSTLRRKRYTVVGNPYWMAPEMMNGKVYDEKVDVFSFGIILCEIIGRVSADPDFLPRRADFGLNEPLFLEQFCRDCPPPLARCALLAAHLAPSHRPPFEVIEIWLETLVIHLGGGTAPPPSLLADMQQYAARGCCGLRRSPSKATDQGALKSPSCVTIPSIAEAEAGAGAGGGAGGGGGRALGKCVSASHIAAPRVVTVTNLSRSQHALHEHSHAPGYILRATPGNIAITKVDDISSWLDGRPSAPAPLPAFLRNQSVEGLETQAKHDPPLPFCRHYSIPNNCQDRDCRNTQEDSDSSDDDLTDITNWHRNVYSSSGFKKPEKMDVDQPKNLLAGIVKKGENLLKKNSYDVTDVTLRNPDSNERKIPEVDCRRFNIDHLNRSPVMAAGIKNITKLEKEKPVEKTSFFNKKLLSPKFSRLFKPNTAEVVRNKPDADDKEEKSKSKFFIQRPASPSNLYRADRVRPVDEKDKKRENNVLKSDLKLASLGKPMTPIFRRHYVSERPDFADGRFSYRDKKPTEHKFIELGRNRIKLPSKDKPLTRCSPTNNVHLDVDKSSEPKRPGISRSNYVSLANLKINSKKDFNDVKDKSRDGTSPVERVI